The nucleotide sequence AATTTAATACTTTTACACTGGGCAGCGGTTAAAGAGTAAAGCAGTATGGCATGAagtaattatgtggttttattgTTTGACTATTTTTGAGAAAACAATGCATAATTATGAGAAAAGAACAATTGATCAGGGGTTTCATTTGACAGGACTGCATGTTAGTCTGTCATTTTTAAATATGTTTAGTCAACAGTAGCCGACACTAATAATCGTATTTCTTATACTGGAGAGATGGGAATGTTCTATAAGATATTGTTTTCAAAGCTTCTTGATATGTTGATAATGTGGATTAAAATGCTGTTCAACAATGTTCATTCATACAAAATATAAATGTGATATTGAGTTGATAAAGTGATACAAAGTTCAATAGTTGTAATTTGTAAACAAATACTCAGTTACACATTCATTTAGATCCCTACAATTTGGAAGAGTGTGATTAGGTCCCTATATTGAAtacaaattttcaattaggttctaaTAGTCTAAACTTTCTAATTAGCCCCTCCATTGTACAAAGTTTGTTTTAACAACCAGGTTCCCTTGGTTTAAAAATTTTGTAGTCAAAACCCTATAAACCTCTTTTAGGAGTTTTACAATATAGGGATCTTAGCTGGGAGAAAACATTACATTAGATGTAGAATCCCCCTGAAATCAATTTCGGATTTTAACTGGTGGAATTCTTGTAGAGATGCTGATATAGCTGAAAGAATTGGAGCCGCTACAGCACTCGAAGTTAGAGCAAGTGGAGCTCACTATACCTTTGCTCCTTGTGTGGCAGTAAGGCACTGCATTCAACTAGCAATTCTATGCATAGATGTGTTATGCTTTTGCGAATTTGCATTGCTATGGTGCACTGATTTACATGTTTCAAACAGCAGATAAAAGAAGTAAAATATATTAACTCTTgcatctttcttttatttttattttcattaaaagGTACTTGGTTAAATATACAGGTCTGCAAAGATCCTAGATGGGGAAGATGCTATGAGAGTTATGGTGAAGACACCGAAATAGTCAGAAAGATGACTTCCATCGTTTCGGGTTTGCAGGGCAAGCCACCTGAAGGACATGAACATGGATACCCTTTTGTAGCTGGAAGGTACCACCATACTACTGTACTAGGAAAAACTACAAAAGTTTCAAGCTAATGATATTTTGTAACAGATTATccaatttgtatattttttttaatttattcaattttctCATGTCATGAACTGACCATTACTTTTTATGTCAAATTGTTCATGTTATGTACAATTTATTCTTCAGGAACAACGTTGTTGCATGTGCCAAGCATTTTGTCGGAGATGGCGGTACTTCTAAAGGTGAAAACGAGGGAAATACTATATTATCATATGAAGAATTAGAGAGAATCCACATGGCACCTTACTTAGACTGCATTTCCCAGGGAGTTTCAACGGTTATGGCATCCTATTCTAGCTGGAATGGGCGCAAACTCCATGCTGACCGTTTTCTTTTGACTAAAATCTTGAAAGAAAGGCTAGGTTTTAAGGTAAAACAACTCAAACAATATTCTCATTATAACTAGCTAATGTTACACATTTGCAGTTATTTGGTAAATGTAGAAATCgtttctcatttttcttattcAAAACACAGGGACCCTTATTGTTATCTTATTTCCATTAATAGATTATAGATAAGAAAATCATTTAAAAGCCCCCACCTAACAATCAAGCTTTGTTGAAATTTCATCAACTAAGTGGTTAGGAATTTAATCCATGCTTAGATTGAAGTTGCACATGTGGACTCATTGGGATATAAAATCGTTCGCGGGCCTCTACAAGGAGAGTTGGTTTTTGACATGGTATCAAGGTTTCTTTGACCAATTGATCAAATAATTCGATTCTTGCCTCCCACATTTTCTAGATATAGGTTGAATTTTTAGACCAATTGATCTTAAGAAATGGGTTAGCACATAATCTATCATTCAAATTCAAAGGTCTTGATGTGAAGAGGCATGTTAATAAAACCATTTATACGTCTTACACTGAGAATTTGAAAGTTGGTCCTTTATAGCAAAACCTGTATATAAGTCTAAGTTGCCAGGAGTTCAATCCTTGCAATCCTTATACTTCTCATGAAAGATAAACTGTTGTCCACACTTCAATGCCCAATGGATCTTGCATATAGGGGTATGATTGATATAAAAATGGATTTATGAGCCTCCATATATCAATACACTTTTTTTTTGCCTTATATTTTGTTTCTTCGTTTGATTATAGCACTTTTATTTTAACTATACTGCTGCTGTTATATAGGGCTTTTTGATTTCTGACTGGGAGGGACTTGATCGTCTTTGCCATCCTCATGGATCAAATTATCCCTACTGCATTAAATCTGCTGTCAATGCTGGAATTGACATGGTATAGATCTTCAACAAGTGGAATTTTTTACTAGAACTTTTTGAATTTGTTCATTTATTTAAGATTACATACAGGTAATGTTGGGTTTACAATTTGAACCATTCATTGAAGATTTGACCTCTCTTGTTAAATCGGGGGAAGTACCAATAAGCAGAATTGATGATGCTGTTGAGCGAATTTTGAGAGTGAAGTTCGCCGCTGGTCTTTTTGAATTTCCTTTTAGTGACAGATCTTTGCTAGATACGGTTGGATGCAATGTAAGAAAATAATCTCTTTGACCCTTTCTAAGTTGATTTCTATTTCATGATTCAAATATCAACATCATTGTAGGTAATTGTGTAAACTATTGCTGCTTAACTATGTCTATATTTAAataaagtcaagtgagcaatagTTAGAAAATTAGTTCTAACTTTGTTTTCCCTTATTGTTTAGCAACATAGAGATCTAGCACGCGAAGCAGTTCGAAAGTCCTTGGTTCTGTtgaaaaatggaaaagatattaGCAAACCCTTTCTTCCATTGGATAGGAAAGCAAAGAGAATCCTTGTTGCTGGGACTCATGCCGATGATCTTGGATTTCAGTGTGGAGGTTGGACGAAAACTTGGTATGGATGTAGTGGGAGGATTACCATTGGTAAGCCATTGATTTCGTTGCTTTTCCCACATATTTTGTTTCCTCTGAAAATCTGAGAACCTTTGTTGCCTTCTCAACAATACTGAAGTACTACTTTGCTCATTGCTTCATTAACTAACAAATCTAGAAATTCATTTACTCCATCTATTCCCAAGTTTCAATATTAGTTTTCTAGTAGGGATTGTCCTATACTCATACTTATGATAGCAGTTAAAATTGATTTATACATATGATTACGTTCTTATGTTACAAATGTCTTACACCGACCGTTTTAGGGACGACAATCTTGGATGCTGTCAAGGCAACAGTGGGAGCTGAAACTGAAGTTATTTACGAGAAGGTCCCATCGAAAGACACCATAAACAGTAATGAGTTCTCATTTGCAATTGTAGCTGTTGGTGAACCTCCTTATGCAGAGTCCTTGGGTGACAATTCTGAGCTTAAAATCCCCTTCAATGGACCTGACATTATAAGCTTAGTTGCTGAACAAATCCCAACATTGGTTATTCTGATATCCGGGAGACCCTTACTCTTAGAGCCACAGTTGTTGGAAAAGATAGATGCACTTGTTGCTGCTTGGTTGCCTGGTTCCGAAGCACTGGGAATCACGGACGTTATCTTTGGCGATCATGACTTCAAGGGTCAATTACCAGTGACTTGGATTCGAAGTGTTGAACAGCTCGATCAACCAACCAATAGAGTTAGTTCACAAGAACCCTTGTTTCCTCTTGGTTTCGGCCTGACATATAAATAGGAGAATTTACATAATTGCTTAAGTACACCAAAGATATAGCAGGGACTCTGTAATAGTGAATGGTATTGGTGCTCCATAGGGAATATTAATTAGTTAATCCATATTATCAATATATTATAATTGGTCCCCTTGGTTCAGTACTTCAGTTCAGATGGGGAGAAATTATTATAGAGCTTATAAGGTCTTTAAACTGATCATACTTAATTGAGATATTAATAATATAAGATGGTTGTCTTTCATATGCTATGGCCTCTTCATTGTGAAGCAGTTTGAAAATCCTTTGTTCTTGTTTTGTTAGTAGAAAGTGCAAATGATCCTTGGAAGATTTTTCTTCCACCAAGAATTCCCCTTACTCATCCTGATGATCTTAGTTTTCAATATTGACTTGCTGTTGCATTTCCAGTTTGAAAGATGAAGAATATGTTTTTATTATCTAAGTATGAGTTTTTCTTAATTCTTGTTAAAAAGCTAGAACGAATTTCAAGTATTTCAAGAATATtggtatttttcaatgattttagcaattaatttcaattatatataaattttatgatTGAGATCAACAACTAAAATCATTGAAATATTAGTATTTTTGGAATACCTGAATATTTTCTAAAAGGTTAAGACATTGGAATTCACAAGTGCACATATACATTTGGTTGATGTATTGTTCTGACTTATTTTCAGCCCTTTGTTCTGACATATTAGGGT is from Arachis ipaensis cultivar K30076 chromosome B01, Araip1.1, whole genome shotgun sequence and encodes:
- the LOC107608667 gene encoding uncharacterized protein LOC107608667 isoform X1 translates to MIGGHIFCTIVKQVLTAETALFAENETKAMEDDCLYKNPTAPIEARVKDLLSRMTLQEKIGQMTQIERSFATPFALSHFSIGSVLNSGGSIPFENARSSDWADMVDGFQKSALKSRLGIPIIYGLDAVHGNNNVYGATIFPHNVGLGATRDADIAERIGAATALEVRASGAHYTFAPCVAVCKDPRWGRCYESYGEDTEIVRKMTSIVSGLQGKPPEGHEHGYPFVAGRNNVVACAKHFVGDGGTSKGENEGNTILSYEELERIHMAPYLDCISQGVSTVMASYSSWNGRKLHADRFLLTKILKERLGFKGFLISDWEGLDRLCHPHGSNYPYCIKSAVNAGIDMVMLGLQFEPFIEDLTSLVKSGEVPISRIDDAVERILRVKFAAGLFEFPFSDRSLLDTVGCNQHRDLAREAVRKSLVLLKNGKDISKPFLPLDRKAKRILVAGTHADDLGFQCGGWTKTWYGCSGRITIGTTILDAVKATVGAETEVIYEKVPSKDTINSNEFSFAIVAVGEPPYAESLGDNSELKIPFNGPDIISLVAEQIPTLVILISGRPLLLEPQLLEKIDALVAAWLPGSEALGITDVIFGDHDFKGQLPVTWIRSVEQLDQPTNRVSSQEPLFPLGFGLTYK
- the LOC107608667 gene encoding uncharacterized protein LOC107608667 isoform X2, with protein sequence MEDDCLYKNPTAPIEARVKDLLSRMTLQEKIGQMTQIERSFATPFALSHFSIGSVLNSGGSIPFENARSSDWADMVDGFQKSALKSRLGIPIIYGLDAVHGNNNVYGATIFPHNVGLGATRDADIAERIGAATALEVRASGAHYTFAPCVAVCKDPRWGRCYESYGEDTEIVRKMTSIVSGLQGKPPEGHEHGYPFVAGRNNVVACAKHFVGDGGTSKGENEGNTILSYEELERIHMAPYLDCISQGVSTVMASYSSWNGRKLHADRFLLTKILKERLGFKGFLISDWEGLDRLCHPHGSNYPYCIKSAVNAGIDMVMLGLQFEPFIEDLTSLVKSGEVPISRIDDAVERILRVKFAAGLFEFPFSDRSLLDTVGCNQHRDLAREAVRKSLVLLKNGKDISKPFLPLDRKAKRILVAGTHADDLGFQCGGWTKTWYGCSGRITIGTTILDAVKATVGAETEVIYEKVPSKDTINSNEFSFAIVAVGEPPYAESLGDNSELKIPFNGPDIISLVAEQIPTLVILISGRPLLLEPQLLEKIDALVAAWLPGSEALGITDVIFGDHDFKGQLPVTWIRSVEQLDQPTNRVSSQEPLFPLGFGLTYK